A portion of the Tenacibaculum todarodis genome contains these proteins:
- a CDS encoding helix-turn-helix domain-containing protein has protein sequence MPKNPELELALQFIEKTDRNLFITGKAGTGKTTFLHKIKSESLKRMVIVAPTGVAAINAKGVTIHSFFQMPFGPILPNQIANTNQQRKFSRTKIDIIKSLDLVIIDEISMVRADLLDGIDQVMRRYKNRNKVFGGAQVLMIGDLQQLAPVVRPNEWSLLQQYYNTVYFFSSQAYQEANVVSIELKHIYRQKNEDFITILNEIRNDKLSEKSAAILNKRYNPTFSPTKEEGYITLTTHNNRANLINDSELNKISNRSYYFDAEVSGKFNENSFPNSEKLELKVGAQVMFIKNDSSPEKRFFNGKIGIVTDISRENVTVQCGDEIDEIVAERETWENINYSINEETKEIKEDVSGSFKQIPLRLAWAITIHKSQGLTFEKAIIDAEASFAHGQTYVAMSRCTSLEGLVLKTPITSSAIINDKTVSSFNESVEENHPDESILNKSEQQFQLNLISELFDYQPFLYPTTRLIDIFYKNRTSIKGEVIDHLQIIKDKGVVALMKVSSGFRNQLAQINEDGILPENSSAIQERFAKALDYFITQTKENILKPLNAIEFSTDNKAVKKDFSKQFDALQERLMEKLFALQKMSKGFKAKDYLGVRAKAVLQKTAPTKKKKKLSSKRDPILALKLRELRDEIRIAESIPAFQIFTQETLYAMCDLLPRTEKELLKISGMGKIRVSKYGEEILEVINSYCEENGINKFNEQKKEDKKPTKQISFELFKSGLSIKEIGKARSLTAGTIENHLANYISSGEIDVLELIELKRYKKILKEVEAAGEVKGLTALKEKVDPSFTYMELKMVLMSMEV, from the coding sequence ATGCCTAAAAATCCTGAATTAGAACTTGCCTTACAGTTTATAGAAAAAACCGATAGAAATCTTTTTATCACAGGTAAAGCAGGTACAGGAAAAACTACTTTTCTGCATAAAATTAAAAGCGAATCTTTAAAAAGAATGGTAATTGTTGCGCCTACAGGTGTTGCAGCAATTAACGCAAAAGGTGTTACTATTCATTCGTTTTTTCAAATGCCATTTGGACCTATTTTACCAAATCAGATTGCCAATACAAACCAACAACGTAAGTTTTCAAGAACAAAAATTGATATTATAAAATCACTAGATTTAGTAATTATTGATGAGATTTCTATGGTTCGTGCCGATTTGTTAGACGGAATAGACCAAGTAATGCGCCGTTACAAAAACCGAAATAAGGTATTTGGTGGAGCACAAGTTTTAATGATTGGAGATTTACAACAGTTAGCGCCAGTTGTTAGACCAAACGAATGGAGTTTACTACAACAATATTACAATACCGTTTATTTTTTTAGTTCTCAAGCTTATCAAGAAGCCAATGTAGTTTCTATTGAGTTAAAGCATATTTATCGTCAGAAAAACGAAGATTTTATCACAATTCTAAATGAAATTAGAAACGATAAATTATCAGAAAAATCTGCTGCAATTTTAAACAAACGCTACAATCCAACTTTTTCACCAACCAAAGAAGAAGGTTACATCACGTTAACCACCCATAACAACAGAGCCAATTTAATTAACGATTCTGAACTGAATAAAATTTCTAACAGAAGTTATTATTTTGATGCTGAGGTTTCTGGTAAATTCAATGAAAATTCGTTTCCGAATTCAGAAAAACTAGAATTAAAAGTTGGAGCACAAGTTATGTTTATCAAAAATGATTCTTCACCAGAAAAAAGATTTTTCAACGGTAAAATAGGAATCGTAACTGATATTTCAAGAGAAAATGTAACCGTACAATGTGGCGATGAAATAGACGAAATTGTTGCAGAAAGAGAAACTTGGGAAAACATAAATTATTCAATTAACGAAGAAACAAAAGAGATAAAAGAAGATGTTTCGGGTTCGTTTAAGCAAATTCCGTTACGTTTAGCTTGGGCAATAACTATTCATAAAAGCCAAGGATTAACCTTTGAAAAAGCAATTATTGATGCCGAAGCTTCTTTTGCGCACGGACAAACGTATGTTGCCATGAGTAGATGTACTTCTTTGGAAGGCTTGGTGTTGAAAACTCCAATTACAAGCAGCGCAATTATAAATGATAAAACGGTTAGTTCTTTTAATGAATCGGTTGAAGAAAATCATCCTGACGAAAGTATTTTAAACAAATCGGAACAACAATTTCAGTTGAATTTAATTTCAGAATTGTTTGATTATCAACCTTTTTTATATCCAACTACGCGTTTAATTGATATTTTTTATAAAAATAGAACAAGTATAAAAGGTGAAGTTATTGATCATCTTCAAATTATAAAAGACAAAGGAGTTGTTGCGCTAATGAAAGTTTCAAGCGGATTTAGAAATCAATTGGCTCAAATTAACGAAGATGGCATTTTACCCGAAAATAGTTCAGCAATACAAGAGCGTTTTGCAAAAGCACTCGATTATTTTATAACACAAACAAAAGAGAATATTCTAAAACCACTAAATGCAATAGAGTTTTCAACAGATAATAAAGCGGTAAAAAAAGACTTCTCAAAACAGTTTGATGCATTGCAAGAAAGGTTAATGGAAAAGCTGTTTGCACTTCAAAAAATGAGCAAAGGATTTAAAGCTAAAGATTATTTAGGAGTAAGAGCCAAAGCGGTTTTACAAAAAACAGCGCCAACCAAAAAGAAAAAGAAACTTTCTTCTAAAAGAGATCCTATTTTAGCGTTAAAATTACGTGAATTAAGAGACGAAATTAGAATTGCCGAAAGTATACCAGCTTTTCAAATTTTTACGCAAGAAACCTTATACGCAATGTGTGATCTTCTTCCACGAACAGAAAAAGAATTGTTAAAAATTTCAGGAATGGGTAAAATTAGAGTTTCTAAATATGGTGAAGAAATTTTAGAAGTAATAAACAGTTATTGTGAAGAAAACGGAATTAATAAATTCAACGAGCAAAAAAAGGAAGATAAAAAACCAACGAAACAAATATCTTTTGAGTTGTTTAAATCTGGACTTTCCATAAAAGAAATTGGAAAAGCACGTAGTTTAACTGCTGGAACTATAGAAAATCATTTAGCAAATTATATTTCTTCAGGAGAAATAGATGTGCTAGAATTAATTGAATTAAAGCGCTATAAAAAAATATTAAAAGAAGTAGAAGCTGCTGGTGAAGTAAAAGGATTAACTGCACTTAAAGAAAAAGTAGATCCAAGTTTTACCTACATGGAATTAAAAATGGTTTTAATGTCTATGGAAGTTTAA
- a CDS encoding toxin-antitoxin system YwqK family antitoxin, with protein sequence MRKTIIFLAIIMSINLLTAQEHKEYFDNGNLKEIGKYENDIATGEWKRYHENGQLSEIGKYENGIKKGEWKLYHENGQLFCVGKLKNGKIIGKWVFYDEQGRKTEEIEHNNVGLKHGVNIKYTYQIFTTVVIHTPYINGVKSGIYKGYADDKLLETGEIVNGLRTGVWKNYNFNGQLTDIGNYQKGEKIGEWKNYDKNGELIGSINYKNKKVKFIDNGNDNKTEVKTNTKLDLNEKISFMIIEKPPVFPGCNGNKKEIKDCFSKSIRNHILKEFNQEISNNLGLSSGKKMVLIGFLIDMNGNIVNINARAPHPKIKSEIIRVIKQLPKMKPGNQDGQNRIVKYSISHIIEVK encoded by the coding sequence ATGAGAAAAACAATTATATTTTTAGCAATAATAATGTCTATCAATTTATTAACAGCTCAAGAACATAAAGAATATTTTGATAATGGCAATCTAAAAGAAATTGGAAAGTATGAAAATGATATTGCTACAGGCGAATGGAAACGTTATCACGAAAATGGTCAATTAAGTGAAATTGGGAAGTATGAAAATGGAATAAAAAAAGGCGAATGGAAATTATATCACGAAAATGGTCAGTTATTTTGCGTTGGGAAATTAAAAAATGGAAAAATAATAGGCAAATGGGTATTTTATGATGAACAAGGAAGAAAAACTGAAGAAATTGAACATAATAATGTTGGCTTAAAGCATGGTGTAAATATTAAATACACATATCAAATATTTACTACTGTAGTAATACATACGCCTTATATAAATGGTGTTAAAAGTGGTATTTACAAAGGTTATGCAGATGATAAATTATTAGAAACTGGAGAAATAGTTAATGGATTAAGAACTGGTGTTTGGAAAAATTACAACTTTAATGGGCAACTTACTGATATTGGAAATTACCAAAAAGGAGAAAAAATTGGTGAATGGAAAAATTATGATAAAAATGGTGAATTAATTGGCTCTATAAATTATAAAAATAAAAAAGTTAAATTTATAGATAATGGAAATGACAATAAAACAGAAGTAAAAACAAATACTAAGTTAGATCTGAATGAGAAAATTTCTTTTATGATTATTGAAAAACCACCTGTTTTTCCGGGTTGTAATGGTAATAAAAAAGAAATAAAAGATTGTTTTTCAAAATCTATTAGAAATCACATTCTTAAAGAATTTAATCAAGAAATATCAAATAACTTAGGTTTATCTTCTGGTAAGAAAATGGTTTTAATAGGTTTTCTTATAGACATGAATGGAAACATTGTAAATATTAATGCAAGAGCACCACATCCAAAAATTAAAAGTGAAATAATTAGAGTTATAAAACAATTGCCTAAAATGAAACCTGGTAATCAAGATGGTCAAAATAGAATTGTCAAATATTCAATTTCTCACATCATAGAAGTCAAATAA
- a CDS encoding 2-oxoglutarate dehydrogenase E1 component, whose product MDKFSFLNAAHTGFIADLYEQYQKNPDAVEPSWRSFFQGYDLANEEYSDNEEVSSEIPEGVRKEFLVIDLIDGYRSRGHLFTKTNPVRERRKYTPLLEVENFGLTKNDLSTVFSAGEVLGIGAKTLAQIIDHLKAIYCDSIGVEYMYIRNPEELKWWQNRLNKNDNHPNYDLEGKKYILTKLNQASTFESFLQTKYVGQKRFSVEGGETLIPGLSVALRDAAEKYGVKECVLGMAHRGRLNTLVNIFKKPVRDLFSEFEGKDFEDQTISGDVKYHLGLTLSKAYKGGQEMKMNLVPNPSHLETVAAVAEGIVRAKIDKDYEGDNSKILPIIVHGDAAIAGQGIAYEIAQMMTLNGYKTGGSIHIVVNNQVGFTTNYLDARSSTYCTDVAKVTLSPVLHVNADNAEAVCHAMEMAVEYRMKFKKDIYIDLLGYRKYGHNEGDEPRFTQPELYKAIAKHKNAKDIYAQQLIANGSITAEYVTQITNEFKEHLEEEFTQSKKKTTSKIQEFMPEVWDGFVRKQLKDMLESTDTTYSADKLKEIAKVISTTPEGHKFVRKAERILQGREKMVFQENSLDWGIAENLAYGSLLEEGFDVRISGEDVERGTFSHRHAIMRDENTLERVNLLNTNTNNKGKLTIYNSHLSEYGVLGFDYGYAMATPKTLTIWEAQFGDFANGAQIVFDQYITSAEDKWKLQNGLVVLLPHGYEGQGPEHSSGRIERFLQQCAVDNITVANCSNPANMYHLLRRQMKRDFRKPLVVFTPKSLLRHPKAVNTIEDLAEGGFNEVIDDTINPKNVTKMVFCMGKFYYDMLAEREQLGREDVALVRIEQLFPLHEEKIKDVIAKYPNVERYVWAQEEPKNMGAWGYMLERFDFVDRLEVASRGYQAAPAAGSSTRYKKRHQEVLDKVFD is encoded by the coding sequence ATGGATAAGTTTTCGTTCTTAAACGCAGCACATACAGGATTTATAGCAGATTTGTACGAGCAATATCAAAAAAATCCTGACGCGGTAGAACCAAGTTGGAGAAGTTTTTTTCAAGGATATGACCTCGCAAATGAAGAATATTCGGATAATGAAGAAGTTTCATCTGAAATACCTGAAGGAGTTCGCAAAGAATTTTTGGTAATAGATTTAATTGATGGGTATCGTTCTCGTGGACATTTGTTCACTAAAACAAATCCAGTTCGTGAACGTAGAAAATATACACCTCTTTTAGAAGTTGAAAATTTTGGACTTACTAAAAATGATTTGTCAACTGTATTTAGTGCAGGAGAAGTTTTAGGTATTGGAGCCAAAACATTAGCACAAATTATTGACCATTTAAAGGCAATTTATTGTGATAGTATTGGAGTAGAGTATATGTATATTCGAAATCCAGAAGAATTAAAATGGTGGCAAAACCGTTTGAATAAAAACGATAATCATCCAAATTACGATTTAGAAGGAAAAAAATATATTCTTACAAAACTAAATCAAGCTTCAACATTCGAAAGCTTTTTACAAACGAAATATGTTGGTCAAAAACGTTTTTCTGTTGAAGGTGGAGAAACATTAATTCCAGGATTAAGTGTTGCACTTCGTGATGCCGCTGAAAAATATGGTGTTAAAGAATGTGTTTTAGGGATGGCACACCGTGGTCGTTTAAACACATTGGTAAACATCTTTAAAAAACCTGTTCGCGATTTATTTAGCGAGTTTGAAGGAAAAGATTTCGAAGATCAAACAATTAGTGGAGATGTTAAGTATCACTTAGGATTAACATTAAGTAAAGCCTACAAAGGGGGGCAAGAAATGAAGATGAATTTAGTTCCAAATCCATCTCATTTAGAAACTGTAGCTGCAGTTGCTGAAGGAATTGTTAGAGCCAAAATCGATAAAGATTACGAAGGAGATAATAGTAAAATATTACCAATTATAGTACATGGAGATGCGGCTATTGCTGGACAAGGAATTGCCTATGAAATAGCACAAATGATGACTTTAAACGGTTATAAAACTGGTGGATCTATCCATATTGTTGTAAATAACCAAGTTGGTTTTACAACGAATTATTTAGATGCACGTTCTAGTACCTATTGTACAGATGTTGCAAAAGTAACTTTATCGCCAGTTTTACATGTAAATGCAGATAATGCAGAAGCTGTTTGTCACGCTATGGAAATGGCTGTAGAATACAGAATGAAGTTTAAAAAAGACATTTACATAGATTTATTAGGATATAGAAAATATGGGCATAACGAAGGTGATGAACCTCGTTTTACGCAACCAGAATTATATAAAGCAATTGCAAAACATAAAAACGCAAAAGATATTTATGCTCAGCAATTAATTGCAAACGGAAGTATTACTGCGGAATATGTAACGCAAATTACTAATGAATTTAAAGAACACTTAGAAGAAGAATTTACACAATCTAAAAAGAAAACTACTTCTAAGATTCAAGAATTTATGCCAGAAGTTTGGGATGGTTTTGTCCGCAAACAATTAAAAGATATGTTGGAGTCTACCGACACAACGTATTCGGCAGATAAATTAAAAGAGATTGCTAAAGTAATTTCAACAACTCCAGAAGGGCATAAGTTTGTGCGTAAAGCAGAACGTATTTTACAAGGTCGTGAGAAAATGGTATTTCAAGAAAATTCTTTAGATTGGGGAATTGCAGAGAACTTAGCTTACGGAAGTTTATTAGAAGAAGGTTTTGATGTTAGAATCTCTGGGGAAGATGTAGAAAGAGGAACATTCTCTCACCGTCATGCAATTATGCGCGACGAAAACACCTTAGAACGTGTTAATTTATTAAACACAAACACAAACAATAAAGGAAAATTAACAATTTACAATAGTCATTTATCGGAATACGGAGTTTTAGGATTCGATTATGGGTATGCAATGGCAACACCAAAAACATTAACTATTTGGGAAGCACAGTTTGGAGATTTTGCCAACGGAGCACAAATTGTTTTTGATCAATATATAACGTCTGCTGAAGATAAGTGGAAGTTACAAAACGGATTGGTAGTTTTATTACCACATGGATATGAAGGTCAAGGACCAGAACATTCATCAGGTAGAATAGAACGTTTTTTACAACAATGTGCTGTAGATAATATTACGGTTGCAAATTGTTCTAATCCAGCAAATATGTACCATTTGTTACGTAGACAAATGAAACGTGACTTTAGAAAACCTTTAGTTGTCTTTACACCAAAGAGTTTATTACGTCATCCAAAGGCTGTAAACACTATTGAAGATTTAGCTGAAGGAGGTTTTAACGAAGTAATAGACGATACAATTAACCCAAAGAACGTTACCAAAATGGTATTCTGTATGGGTAAATTCTATTATGATATGTTAGCAGAACGCGAACAATTAGGTAGAGAAGATGTTGCTTTGGTAAGAATTGAACAATTATTTCCGTTACACGAAGAAAAAATTAAAGACGTTATTGCAAAATATCCGAATGTTGAACGCTATGTTTGGGCACAAGAAGAGCCTAAAAATATGGGAGCTTGGGGTTATATGTTAGAGCGTTTCGATTTTGTAGATAGATTAGAAGTTGCTTCTAGAGGATACCAAGCTGCACCAGCTGCAGGTTCAAGTACACGTTATAAAAAACGTCATCAAGAAGTATTAGATAAAGTGTTCGATTAA
- a CDS encoding DUF2200 domain-containing protein produces MKVTTKKNEQVANMIFATIYPLYWNRLEKNGRTREEFHQVLEWFTGFNEEKLQSLIDEKVTYKTFFEEATLHPNAHMIKGVVCGYRIEEIEPEFELYKQCRQMEKLIDELAKGRKMEKILRA; encoded by the coding sequence ATGAAAGTAACCACCAAAAAAAACGAGCAAGTTGCCAATATGATATTTGCAACTATTTACCCACTTTACTGGAATAGATTAGAGAAAAACGGTAGAACTCGCGAAGAATTTCATCAAGTATTAGAATGGTTTACGGGTTTTAATGAAGAGAAATTGCAATCGCTTATCGATGAAAAAGTAACCTATAAAACTTTTTTTGAAGAAGCTACCTTACATCCTAATGCACATATGATAAAAGGAGTTGTTTGTGGTTATAGAATAGAAGAAATAGAACCTGAATTTGAGCTGTATAAACAATGCCGTCAAATGGAAAAGCTAATAGATGAATTAGCAAAAGGTAGAAAAATGGAAAAGATTTTACGTGCCTAG
- a CDS encoding MFS transporter, with protein MPRNTKIILPIIVISQFFCTSLWFAGNGVINDIVTTFNLKDNALGHLTSAVQFGFIIGTLIFAILTIVDRFSPSKVFFTSAFFGALLNLGVLWDHNNITSLLSMRFFTGFFLAGIYPVGMKIAADYYKDNLGKSLGFLVGALVLGTAFPHLLKNVTGYYSWKYTILTTSILAFLGGLIMLLFVPNGPFRKPSQKTNLFAFFKVFHQKEFRSAAFGYFGHMWELYAFWAFVPVILKQYSLQQELSLNISLWSFIIIATGSIACIFSGYISKLIGIKRTAFIALFLSCLCCIISPLILGSNNEILFLSFLIFWAFVVIADSPLLSTLVAQNAPVKLKGTALTIVNCIGFSITIISIQYITSLTNILDSNKIYMVLAIGPVLGLISLRKRQKIVRK; from the coding sequence GTGCCTAGAAATACTAAAATAATTCTTCCGATAATTGTAATTTCTCAATTTTTCTGCACCTCGCTTTGGTTTGCAGGTAATGGAGTTATTAATGATATAGTTACTACTTTTAACTTAAAAGATAATGCATTAGGCCATTTAACTTCAGCAGTACAGTTTGGATTTATTATTGGTACTTTAATATTTGCTATTTTAACAATTGTAGATCGTTTTTCTCCGTCTAAAGTGTTTTTTACAAGTGCTTTTTTTGGTGCTTTATTAAATTTAGGTGTTTTATGGGACCATAATAACATAACCAGTTTACTTTCAATGCGCTTTTTTACAGGTTTCTTTCTAGCAGGAATCTATCCTGTAGGAATGAAAATAGCTGCCGATTATTATAAAGATAATCTTGGAAAATCTTTAGGATTTTTAGTTGGTGCCTTAGTTTTAGGGACAGCTTTTCCACATTTACTAAAAAATGTAACAGGCTATTATTCCTGGAAATACACAATACTAACAACATCTATACTCGCCTTTTTGGGTGGTTTAATAATGTTACTATTTGTTCCGAATGGGCCTTTTAGAAAGCCTAGTCAGAAAACAAATTTATTTGCTTTTTTTAAAGTTTTCCATCAAAAAGAATTTAGATCGGCTGCTTTCGGTTATTTTGGACATATGTGGGAATTGTATGCTTTTTGGGCATTTGTTCCTGTTATTTTAAAGCAATATAGCTTACAACAAGAATTGTCTCTTAATATTTCTCTTTGGTCTTTTATAATTATAGCAACAGGAAGCATTGCCTGTATTTTTAGTGGTTATATTTCTAAGTTAATTGGTATAAAGAGAACCGCTTTTATCGCATTGTTTTTGTCTTGTTTATGTTGTATTATTTCTCCATTAATTTTGGGAAGTAACAATGAAATATTATTTTTAAGTTTTCTAATATTTTGGGCATTTGTTGTTATTGCAGACTCGCCTCTTTTATCTACTCTAGTTGCGCAAAATGCACCTGTAAAATTAAAAGGAACTGCACTTACAATTGTTAATTGTATTGGTTTTTCTATTACAATTATTAGTATTCAATATATTACTAGTTTAACCAATATATTAGATTCAAATAAAATTTATATGGTTTTAGCAATTGGTCCAGTACTAGGTTTAATTTCATTGAGAAAGAGGCAGAAAATAGTAAGAAAATAA
- the odhB gene encoding 2-oxoglutarate dehydrogenase complex dihydrolipoyllysine-residue succinyltransferase — MSVLEMKVPSPGESITEVEIATWLVEDGDYVEKDQPIAEVDSDKATLELPAEESGIITLKAEEGDAVEVGAVVCLIDTAAAKPEGSSTAPKAEAKPEEKKVEVKEAPKAATYATGTASPAAKKILAEKGMAASTVKGTGKDGRVTKEDATKAVPSMGTQPASGTRGTSRKKMSMLRRKVAERLVAVKSETAMLTTFNEVNMQPIFDLRSQFKVAFKEKHGVGLGFMSFFTKAVARALEMYPAVNSMIDGKEMVSFDFIDVSIAVSGPKGLMVPVIRNAENLSFRGVESEVKRLAIRARDGQITVDEMTGGTFTITNGGVFGSMLSTPIINPPQSAILGMHNIVNRPMAVDGQVVIQPIMYVALSYDHRIIDGKESVGFLVAVKEALENPTELLMDNNPTKALEM, encoded by the coding sequence ATGAGTGTTTTAGAAATGAAAGTTCCTTCTCCGGGAGAATCAATTACAGAAGTAGAAATTGCAACTTGGCTAGTTGAAGATGGCGATTATGTTGAAAAAGATCAACCAATTGCAGAAGTAGATTCAGACAAAGCAACCTTAGAATTACCGGCAGAAGAAAGTGGTATTATTACTTTAAAAGCTGAAGAAGGTGATGCTGTAGAAGTTGGCGCTGTTGTGTGTTTAATTGATACTGCTGCTGCTAAACCTGAAGGTTCATCTACTGCTCCAAAGGCAGAAGCTAAGCCGGAAGAAAAGAAAGTAGAAGTAAAAGAAGCACCTAAAGCTGCAACATACGCAACCGGAACTGCATCTCCAGCAGCTAAGAAAATTTTAGCTGAGAAAGGAATGGCAGCTTCAACGGTTAAAGGAACTGGAAAAGACGGTCGTGTAACTAAAGAAGACGCTACAAAAGCAGTGCCTTCAATGGGAACGCAACCAGCAAGTGGTACTCGTGGAACTTCGCGTAAGAAAATGTCTATGTTACGTAGAAAAGTTGCAGAACGTTTAGTAGCTGTAAAAAGCGAAACAGCTATGTTAACTACGTTTAACGAAGTAAACATGCAGCCAATTTTCGATTTACGTTCTCAGTTTAAAGTAGCCTTTAAAGAAAAGCATGGAGTTGGATTAGGATTTATGAGCTTTTTTACAAAAGCAGTTGCACGTGCATTAGAAATGTATCCAGCAGTAAATTCTATGATTGACGGAAAAGAAATGGTATCGTTCGATTTTATCGATGTTTCTATCGCGGTTTCTGGACCAAAAGGATTAATGGTTCCTGTAATTAGAAATGCAGAAAACTTATCTTTTAGAGGTGTAGAAAGCGAAGTAAAACGTTTAGCTATTAGAGCAAGAGACGGACAAATTACAGTTGATGAAATGACTGGAGGAACGTTTACAATTACAAATGGTGGAGTTTTTGGTTCTATGTTATCAACGCCAATTATCAATCCACCGCAAAGTGCAATTTTAGGAATGCACAACATTGTAAACAGACCAATGGCTGTTGACGGGCAAGTGGTAATTCAGCCAATTATGTACGTTGCGTTGTCTTACGATCACAGAATTATTGACGGTAAAGAATCTGTTGGTTTCTTAGTAGCTGTTAAAGAAGCGTTAGAAAACCCTACAGAATTATTGATGGATAACAATCCAACAAAAGCATTAGAAATGTAG